Genomic segment of Ignavibacteriales bacterium:
AAGAATTACAAAAAACTTCTTTCATCGTTCAGCGCTTCTACCGGTTCATCAAATTTTGATAGCGGTCCATCATGTGCAGACGGAAACTGCGATATGTCTTCTTATGGCGGAGGCTGTGCTAACGGAATGTGCGGATTGAATTAAAACTTTAATAGAGCTTTTACCTCTTCAACTGTCATCGGCTTGCTAATTATCTTTTTGTCCTTATCTACTAAAAACATTGTTGGTGTAGCATAGATAAAATAATCTGCGCTTGCTTTTCCATCCCATCCTTTTAAATCCGACACATTTATTAATGATGGACAATTTGCAGTAATAAAATTCTGCCAATCATCTTTTTTTGAATCTAAAGAAATGGCAAGCACTTCAATTTTATTTTCTATTAGAGTTTTATAAAATTCATTCAGTTTTGGTAAAAGTTCTTTACAGTGCGGACACCAGCTTGCATAAAATACAATTAATGTTTTCTCTGCTTTCATTTTGTTCAATTCAATTTGCTTGCCGGATAAATCAGAGATAATAATATTTGGAACAACATTTCCGATCTTCAAAAACTTGGCTTGGTCTATTCTTCTTTTTATTAGTCCTTCTGTTTTTACATCCAAACAGAGATCATCTTTTATTACATAATTCTCAACGATGTAATCCAAAACTTTATCAAAACCGAATTTCTTAAATCCGTCAATCAGATATTCCACAACATGCTGATAGACAAGTTGGTTTACTTTTGCTTTGTTTAGAATTAAATCAACAGCAGACATAAATTCTTTTTCTAAAAGCTCAAGCGGCAATTGAGGGTTACGGAAATATGTTAAGTACTCTATTGTTTTATTTGTGAATACATCTGAATTAATCAGCGATGAATTATTAAAATCAACATTGTCTAATGCATGCGACTTTAGATATGAAAGCGGCGGCTGAACTATATTATCAATAACCGGAAGCTGAGCTGATTTAATATACTTTGCTATAAATGATGACGGACTTGCTTGAGCAGTTACATTTATAAATTCTATGTATTCGTTTTGTATTTGGGTTAATCTGTCTTGAGTTGTCTTGTAATAGTTATCTTCTTTCGGGTAACGGGTTAAAATAAGTTGTAATAATTCAGTTTTGATTTTGTACTGTTTGTTTAGTTTAATAAAAGAATAATACAATTTGTTGCTCTAAGAACTTACTACTTGCAGACTATCTAATACATTATTTGCATTTGTTGTTATGATAACATCTTCGCCATCATTTACAAAATCAATCCATTTGTTTTTATCGAAAGATAACCGATAAAGGCCAATGTGGTATTTGGGGTTATCAAGATTGAATTTAAATTTCTCTTTTCCAATTGCGTTTATAGAATCAATAAGCGTAATCTTTTCGCCGCTTAACGATGAGAAATATGCTTTCTCATTCTCTAAATTTTTTATTTCAACACTTATATGTTGAGCAACTGAAGTGTTTACAGTAAAACCAAAAAGAATTAAAAAAAATATTTTTCCTTCTATGTTTCTTTTCATTTTTGTTTCATCTTTTTTTCTAATCCTTAATGCACCTAACACTAAAACCGGCATTTTTTCCATTCTCGGTTACGTCAATGGTGCTATTGTTAGCGGTTAGAACCATAGTATATGCGAAATACGTCTGACTAGAATACGAACTCCAAAAAGTAGTTTTACTCCCTAGATCCTGGAATTCCATTGAAGTCCAATGCATACCTACAAGTAATGCGGAAAAACCGCTAGCATTTGTACCAGTTCCGTTTGAAGTTGGCTGTATAGCTGCCTTCAATAAGTTACTGTTACCATTTACAGCGGCACTTAATGTTTGGAATTCAACTTGTGTGGGTATATGCCATCCGGTTGGACAGATACCTTTATTGCCCGCTGTTCCATATTGCATTGCTTCATCCCACAGGTACAAGCCACCATAAGTAGTACAATTAGTAGTGTCGTTATTGATGCAGTATTTTTCTATTATTCCATTACCGCTTTGGTTTTGGTTCCCTTGTACCATAGTTCCTACATTAAGGTTTTCAGTTAACCAACATTGAGTTCCTATTTGTACTGTGTTGTATGTTTTACCTTCATAATAAACTGTCGGTGTTCCTGGGCATGGTAGTCCTCCTGTCGTAGTAAATAACCATAAAGGTGAATAAGCAGAAGTACCGTAACTATTTGTTGCACTTACACGCCAGACATATTTTGTAGAATAATAAAGACCGGTTAATTGTTGGTTTGTATTATTACCTACATCACCATTACAAATAATTCTGTTTTCATTAAAATTATTTGCGTTGTCTGGAATTGATACTTGTAATGTATAGCTTGTTGCGTAATTGCTAGCATTCCAACTGAGCGTTGGAGAAAGCGAAATATTTTTCTCGCCATTTGATGGGGATGATAATATTGGTGTAGATGGTGGAACATGTGGTGTTTCTTGAGTAGTAAATGACCATGGCGAAGACCAATCGGAAGTAACGTTATTATTAGTTGCACTTACTCGCCAGTAATATGTTGCAGAATAATTGAGACCGGTTATTTGTTGGTTAAAGATATTGCCTACATTTTGATTAAAAATAATAGAATTAGAAAACGAACTGTTCGCTGATACTTGTAATGTATAACTTGTTGCACCACCAACTGCATACCAGTTCAGTGTTAGTGGAACAGAAATATTTGTTGCGCCATTTACTGGAATATATAATAATGGAACTTGTGGAGGTATCCCAATAACTAAATTGCCGAGATTCATAGGACTGACTGTAAAATCTTGCAGATTTGTGAATACTTTTCTTGAAATCGAAGTCCCGGTAACTACAAGACTATCAATTCTTGCATGAAGTGTTGACTTGTTCAACCTGAAATTCGATACACCAATTGAAGGAGATAAATGCTGGCCTCCATAAATCAACATCAGTTTTCTTATAACTGAATATTTTTCACTTAATGTGATCCTAGCGAGGTAAAAACCATTCGGTAATCCGTTCAGTTCTAAATCAATGTAACTTTCGCCAACACTAAAATATTTTTCAATCTCATCTCGAACACTTTGACCGAGCAAGTTGTAAACTTCAACTCTAACATTACCACTGTTTGGTAGTGTAATGTCTATTCTTGTCTTAGGATTAAATGGATTTGGATAATTAGCTGAAACAATATAACCGGTTGGAAGTTGTTCGTCTTTAACATTAGAAATATTATTAAAAGTAAAAGAACCGTCCGGCATTGAGGTAATAGGCGGATAATCTCTTGAAGAAATGTAAAGCTTAAGTTGTAATCCCCCTAAACCAATTCCGTTTTGATCAACTAATTTTCCGGTTATAGTTCCTGTGTCTTGTGCAGATAGGATGAGAGTTTGTAAAAACAGCAAAGTAAGTATTAGAAAACACTTTTTCATTTTACCCTCAACTTTTTATCGTAATAAAAACTAATGAAGTAATTTCATTCATTCAATCAAAATCAAATGTCACCCAAAGTCCTTTTAATTGCGAGCCTTAAAGGTCAACCGAATATCTTCAGGGTTTGCCAGGAAAAACAATTTTGGGGTTTTTGAGTAATTCCTTAAAAGGAGAGGCAGTTATTTTGCATCAACAAAAGAATATCCGGCACTGCGGATACTTTTTATATAAACAGGGTTATTAGGATCGGGTTCAAAATATTTACGCAGCCGTGCAATAAAATTATCAACTGTTCTTGTTTCAATTTCCGGATTTAGATGCCAGACATTTTCCAGAAGTTCTTTTCTGGAAACAATCTTCCCTTTTCTTTCGATCAAATATTTTAATACCATCGCTTCACGCTGCGTCAATGCAATTTTTTTTGATCCGCTTAAACAATTCAGATTTTCAAAATCAATTTTGTTATTACCGAATTGATATAATGGTGGTAACCCGGCAAACGATTGATACCACATCTTTCGCTTTAACATTCCCTTTACACGAAGCAATAGTTCCTGCAGATTGAACGGTTTTGTTAAATAGTCATCCGCTCCTGCTTCAAGTCCTCTAACTTTATCTGCAGCTGTAGTTCTTGCTGTCAGCATAAGAATCGGCATCTGAGGAGATTTAGCACGTATTTTTTCCGCTACTTCATAACCATCAAAATACGGAAGCATTATATCTAGAATGATCAGATCATAAACCTTAGAATCAAAAAAATTCAATGCCTGTTTTCCATCTTTTGCGCAATCAATAATATAACCTTCGTCGGTTAAGTTATATTCAAGACCAACAGCAAGTGTCTCTTCATCTTCAACCAATAAGATCTTTGAATTCTTAAATGAATTATTCTCCATCTTGCTTTTCCAAATATTTCTGTTTTTGAGCAGTCTTTCTCAATAATGAATTAATATAAAACTTTTTAGATGTTTGATATATCGGCAATTCAATTCTTATGCACGTCCCTTTATTTATTCCTTCACTATAAGCTGAAACTTTTCCGCCATGCTGTTTAATTATTCCTTTCACCCAATATAAACCAAGCCCTGTACCTTTAACATTAGGAATATTTTTATTACTGATCCGCAAAAATTTATAAAATATTTTTTTCTGATATTTTGCAGAGATACCAATACCATTATCAATGAACTCTATCAATATATGTTTTTGATGTGTTGACAGCTTAACCAATATTTCAGCATTGCCTGATGAATATTTTTTTGCGTTGTCGGTTAAATTATCAAATACTATCTGCATGGAATCTTTATCAATCACGCAATTACACAATGTGCTTCCTTCTATTTTTACATTTGCCTTTGGGATCCGGAATTGTTCAATAGAGTTTTCTATTAATTGCCGGAATATGCTGTCTGCATCATATACTTGATAATTGTGCACAATTCTTTTTTGTTCCAAATGCGATAGTTCTAAAATTGAATTAATAAGTTTCTTCAGCCGGTTTGCATCACGAGTCATTAAGGCATAAAATTCTTTTTGTTTTTCTTTTGGAACATCTTTGGTGTCTAAAGTTTCGAGATAAAGTTGAATAGACGCAAGCGGTGATTTTAATTCATGTGTTACATTCGCAATAAAATTATCATAAAGACGTGTGAGTTTCATCTGCACCGTAAGATTTCTAAAAAACAAAAAAATAGCAACAGCAACACAAGCAATTAAGATGATACCGAATACAAAAACGCCAACATTGGGGCTGTCCAAAATTATTTTGGGGGAAAGTTTATCACCAACCTGCTTAAAGATTAGATAATTGGAAACATACCAATAAATCCAAAGCCCCAATAATCCCATCCAGGCAATTTGTGCAAATACAAATGCGAATATTAAAAATAAAAGAGAACGGCTTTTTTTCATTTCACTAAACCAAAATTTAATTATACGTTGGTAAGAAAGAATATTCTTTTGCATACTCCAACATTTGTTTTGTAAAATCTTCCGGGTATTCAATTTTAATATCAATGATCTGGCTGCCATTCATAACGGGGACTAATTTGGGGTTTATAAATCCAGCATAAGGTGAAATATTTAGTTTCTTGTATCGCTCAAGAACTTCTTTATGAATTTCCAGATCTACCTTCACGCCGTAATTTTCAACTAAGTTTTTACCTGCCGCATAATCTCCTTCCGATTTGATTCTCTGAATTTCCCTCAGCAATTGACCGAATAAATTTTTCAATTTATTGTAATCATTAACCACAAAATAAGTTTTGCTGTCTTTAACTTTTTTCTCAATCACTCTCTCTTGTAATCCTTTTTCATAAACCCATTTAGCAATTAGCTGGCGGTTCCTCATGTGTGCCTCTTCAACATTTTCTCCGGGTTGAATCCGTGCAAGCTGAATCATCAATCCATTTTTAATATATCCATCGTACTGTGCTTTGCCTGCATCAAGACTTGGCATTACTCCAATATCAACAAGTTTTTGATCAAACACATAATAGAGTGCCACAAGATCAGCGCGTGCTTCTTCCAATGTTGATGCATAATTTTTAAGCGTCTCGTTTGTTTCGCCAACGCCTGGATTAAGTTGACCTGACGCATGGCCTATTACTTCATGCATATCCGTATGTAGATCATCTGAGAGTGCGCCGTATTTTTTTGCACGTTCTATTTCTTCCTGGGAATAAGCAAATTCTTCCAATACTCCGCTTGTATTTGCAAACATATTATATGAGTGAACTATGTTTCCAAGATTAACAGATTTCGAACCATGTTCTTTACGGATCCAATTTGCATTCGGTAAATTTATTCCGATTGGTGTTGATGGTGAAGCATCGCCGGATTCAACTACAACTGTAATTACTTTTGCGCTGATACCTTTTACATTTTTCTTTTTATGCTCGCTCATTATCGGAGAATTATCTTCGAACCACTGAGCATTATCACTGATCGCTTTAATACGTTTTGTGGCTTCATTATCTTTTATAGAAACAATTGATTCATAATTTGCCCGGTAACCAAGAGGATCGTTATATGTTTCGATAAATCCATTTACAAAATCTACCACTGAAGTTGTATCTTTTACCCAAGCGATGTTGTATTCGTCCCATTTTTTTAGATCACCTGTTTCATAATATTCAATTAATAGCTGGAAACATTTTTTCTGCTGTTCATTTTCCGCAACTTCCGCTGCTTTTCCTAACCAATAGATAATTTTTTGAATCGGTGCCGCGTACATACTGTTTGCTTTCCAATGCCGTTCAAACACTTCTCCTTTTTCTCTTAACAATTTTGAATTCAATCCGTAAGAAACCGGTTCCAAGTCATTTGGATCTACTATTTTTTTGTAAAAGGCTTCAACTTCTTTTTGTGTAACACCTTCATAAAAATTTACCGCTGATGATTTAACTAAATCCATATTAGGATTTTGATTGACCTTCATTCCGTCAACTTTAGGATCGAAAAGTATTGGCGTGAGTTTTTTTATCAGATCGTTTGGCGTCTCCATATTTTGGAGCGGTAGTTCGTACTCATCTGCACCTTGTACAAGCTGTGCAAAATATTCTTTCGAGAATTCCGGAATAATTTTTTTGTTGGCGTAATGATGATGTATCCCGTTGGAAAACCAAACTCTTTTTACGTATATCATAAATTTTTGAAAATCCGGTGTAGATTTATCACCGTTATAAGTTTTTATTATTCCCTCAAGTGTTCGCCGAATATATAAATTGTGTTTGTAGTTTTGATCATAAATCATATCGCGCCCTGAAAGCGATGCTTGATACAGATAATATGCCAGC
This window contains:
- a CDS encoding zinc ribbon domain-containing protein — encoded protein: MPIFEYKCNNCNKKFEVLHKSSANLEEVICPDCQSKNYKKLLSSFSASTGSSNFDSGPSCADGNCDMSSYGGGCANGMCGLN
- a CDS encoding TlpA disulfide reductase family protein, with protein sequence MYYSFIKLNKQYKIKTELLQLILTRYPKEDNYYKTTQDRLTQIQNEYIEFINVTAQASPSSFIAKYIKSAQLPVIDNIVQPPLSYLKSHALDNVDFNNSSLINSDVFTNKTIEYLTYFRNPQLPLELLEKEFMSAVDLILNKAKVNQLVYQHVVEYLIDGFKKFGFDKVLDYIVENYVIKDDLCLDVKTEGLIKRRIDQAKFLKIGNVVPNIIISDLSGKQIELNKMKAEKTLIVFYASWCPHCKELLPKLNEFYKTLIENKIEVLAISLDSKKDDWQNFITANCPSLINVSDLKGWDGKASADYFIYATPTMFLVDKDKKIISKPMTVEEVKALLKF
- a CDS encoding T9SS type A sorting domain-containing protein, which codes for MKKCFLILTLLFLQTLILSAQDTGTITGKLVDQNGIGLGGLQLKLYISSRDYPPITSMPDGSFTFNNISNVKDEQLPTGYIVSANYPNPFNPKTRIDITLPNSGNVRVEVYNLLGQSVRDEIEKYFSVGESYIDLELNGLPNGFYLARITLSEKYSVIRKLMLIYGGQHLSPSIGVSNFRLNKSTLHARIDSLVVTGTSISRKVFTNLQDFTVSPMNLGNLVIGIPPQVPLLYIPVNGATNISVPLTLNWYAVGGATSYTLQVSANSSFSNSIIFNQNVGNIFNQQITGLNYSATYYWRVSATNNNVTSDWSSPWSFTTQETPHVPPSTPILSSPSNGEKNISLSPTLSWNASNYATSYTLQVSIPDNANNFNENRIICNGDVGNNTNQQLTGLYYSTKYVWRVSATNSYGTSAYSPLWLFTTTGGLPCPGTPTVYYEGKTYNTVQIGTQCWLTENLNVGTMVQGNQNQSGNGIIEKYCINNDTTNCTTYGGLYLWDEAMQYGTAGNKGICPTGWHIPTQVEFQTLSAAVNGNSNLLKAAIQPTSNGTGTNASGFSALLVGMHWTSMEFQDLGSKTTFWSSYSSQTYFAYTMVLTANNSTIDVTENGKNAGFSVRCIKD
- a CDS encoding response regulator transcription factor — its product is MENNSFKNSKILLVEDEETLAVGLEYNLTDEGYIIDCAKDGKQALNFFDSKVYDLIILDIMLPYFDGYEVAEKIRAKSPQMPILMLTARTTAADKVRGLEAGADDYLTKPFNLQELLLRVKGMLKRKMWYQSFAGLPPLYQFGNNKIDFENLNCLSGSKKIALTQREAMVLKYLIERKGKIVSRKELLENVWHLNPEIETRTVDNFIARLRKYFEPDPNNPVYIKSIRSAGYSFVDAK
- a CDS encoding HAMP domain-containing sensor histidine kinase, encoding MKKSRSLLFLIFAFVFAQIAWMGLLGLWIYWYVSNYLIFKQVGDKLSPKIILDSPNVGVFVFGIILIACVAVAIFLFFRNLTVQMKLTRLYDNFIANVTHELKSPLASIQLYLETLDTKDVPKEKQKEFYALMTRDANRLKKLINSILELSHLEQKRIVHNYQVYDADSIFRQLIENSIEQFRIPKANVKIEGSTLCNCVIDKDSMQIVFDNLTDNAKKYSSGNAEILVKLSTHQKHILIEFIDNGIGISAKYQKKIFYKFLRISNKNIPNVKGTGLGLYWVKGIIKQHGGKVSAYSEGINKGTCIRIELPIYQTSKKFYINSLLRKTAQKQKYLEKQDGE
- a CDS encoding dihydrofolate reductase, which encodes MQLLKNILFIIIGISIMSCSPNQKNKDDNFKYVTEQFADLRIQRYQVPGFEELSLRQKQLAYYLYQASLSGRDMIYDQNYKHNLYIRRTLEGIIKTYNGDKSTPDFQKFMIYVKRVWFSNGIHHHYANKKIIPEFSKEYFAQLVQGADEYELPLQNMETPNDLIKKLTPILFDPKVDGMKVNQNPNMDLVKSSAVNFYEGVTQKEVEAFYKKIVDPNDLEPVSYGLNSKLLREKGEVFERHWKANSMYAAPIQKIIYWLGKAAEVAENEQQKKCFQLLIEYYETGDLKKWDEYNIAWVKDTTSVVDFVNGFIETYNDPLGYRANYESIVSIKDNEATKRIKAISDNAQWFEDNSPIMSEHKKKNVKGISAKVITVVVESGDASPSTPIGINLPNANWIRKEHGSKSVNLGNIVHSYNMFANTSGVLEEFAYSQEEIERAKKYGALSDDLHTDMHEVIGHASGQLNPGVGETNETLKNYASTLEEARADLVALYYVFDQKLVDIGVMPSLDAGKAQYDGYIKNGLMIQLARIQPGENVEEAHMRNRQLIAKWVYEKGLQERVIEKKVKDSKTYFVVNDYNKLKNLFGQLLREIQRIKSEGDYAAGKNLVENYGVKVDLEIHKEVLERYKKLNISPYAGFINPKLVPVMNGSQIIDIKIEYPEDFTKQMLEYAKEYSFLPTYN